In Turicibacter sanguinis, a genomic segment contains:
- a CDS encoding ABC transporter permease, with protein sequence MKLLEMLRIVMINILQNKVKVMLTSIGIIVGSVTIVMVIAIGRGGEEEVKAQFSGLSAETVYVNLDYMKIGNKDFSEIPKLTQDLMEQMMDESQTLKGIYLRGDAYSEVTLNGKTEYISVTGVTEGYSLVSNLETAYGENISEFDVEEMTSVAVIGEGIAKKYYPNVEEAIGSTIRIGDKAFTIIGILERKGDGLQGLSADDTIFIPFTTAEQSILNEYTMPQIVALSKDLSTVKFSMKEMKSTLNYVLDDGSYYTLEDAGSRIEAATQSAGTMNMLLIAMATIVFIVGGIGIMNVLFLSIKERTKEIGILKALGSSKEEILLQFLFESVIISTFGGIMGVLLSYLLMPLMKYTNTPVSPSIEGQIIAIIFAMITGTLFGLYPAYKASQLKPIEALSYE encoded by the coding sequence ATGAAGTTATTAGAAATGCTACGCATCGTTATGATTAACATTCTACAAAACAAAGTAAAAGTAATGTTAACTTCAATTGGAATTATTGTGGGATCGGTCACGATTGTCATGGTTATTGCCATTGGTCGTGGGGGAGAAGAAGAAGTAAAGGCACAGTTTAGTGGGTTAAGTGCCGAAACTGTTTATGTTAATTTGGATTACATGAAGATAGGAAATAAAGATTTTAGTGAAATTCCTAAATTAACACAAGATCTTATGGAACAGATGATGGATGAAAGCCAGACACTTAAGGGTATTTATTTAAGGGGGGATGCTTATAGCGAAGTAACGTTAAATGGAAAAACTGAATATATTTCCGTGACTGGAGTGACAGAAGGATATTCATTAGTTTCAAATCTTGAAACAGCTTATGGTGAGAATATTTCTGAATTTGATGTTGAAGAAATGACGAGTGTAGCGGTTATTGGTGAGGGCATTGCAAAGAAATATTATCCTAATGTAGAAGAAGCTATTGGGAGTACGATTAGAATTGGAGATAAAGCATTTACGATTATCGGAATATTAGAACGAAAAGGAGATGGACTTCAAGGATTAAGTGCAGATGATACGATTTTCATTCCATTTACAACAGCAGAGCAATCAATTCTTAATGAGTATACAATGCCTCAAATTGTCGCTTTATCTAAAGACTTATCAACCGTTAAGTTTTCGATGAAAGAGATGAAAAGTACACTAAACTATGTTTTAGATGATGGTAGTTATTACACGTTAGAAGATGCAGGAAGTCGTATTGAAGCTGCCACTCAATCAGCAGGAACGATGAATATGCTACTGATTGCAATGGCGACGATTGTCTTTATTGTGGGTGGAATTGGAATCATGAACGTTTTATTCTTATCCATTAAAGAAAGAACGAAAGAAATAGGAATTTTAAAAGCGTTAGGAAGTTCGAAAGAAGAGATTTTACTACAATTCCTTTTTGAATCAGTGATTATTAGTACGTTTGGTGGCATTATGGGAGTGCTACTTAGCTATCTATTAATGCCATTGATGAAATATACGAATACACCCGTATCACCTTCGATTGAAGGGCAAATTATTGCGATTATATTTGCAATGATTACAGGAACCCTTTTCGGACTATATCCAGCATATAAAGCATCACAATTAAAACCAATCGAAGCATTGTCATATGAGTAG
- a CDS encoding carbohydrate kinase family protein produces MKKVLVIGGTTFDSIVYLDKLPQGQPQTLFASSPLNETLGSTGAGKALNLTKLGIDTTLHSVIGDDEYGHKIIRKLKDAGVNFEYDFDPLGTERHVNLLDPLGQRISIFVTQGSAQPALDLERLEKLIMECDIVVLNIISYTKQLIKLIEKHQKPIWTDLHDYNLENQYHQPYIEAANYIFVSSDNLPEYHETMLQWMSQGKELIVCTHGSGGATALTKTGEWIELPIISDYKFKDANGAGDSFFSGFLYAYLNGKSIIDCMKYATILGGLCISSYELAHEKLSAELVEQHFLKYYNLHL; encoded by the coding sequence TTGAAGAAAGTATTAGTGATTGGCGGAACAACATTCGATTCGATTGTTTATTTAGATAAATTGCCACAAGGTCAGCCACAAACATTATTTGCGAGCTCACCACTTAATGAAACATTAGGTTCAACAGGAGCGGGGAAAGCTTTAAATTTAACAAAACTCGGGATTGATACGACGCTTCATTCAGTTATCGGAGACGATGAATATGGTCATAAAATTATTCGAAAATTAAAAGACGCTGGTGTAAATTTTGAGTACGACTTTGATCCACTCGGAACAGAGAGACATGTAAATTTACTTGATCCACTTGGACAACGAATTTCTATTTTTGTGACACAAGGTTCTGCTCAACCAGCATTAGATTTAGAGCGCTTAGAGAAATTAATTATGGAATGTGATATCGTCGTTTTAAATATCATCAGTTACACAAAACAGCTCATCAAACTTATCGAAAAACATCAAAAACCAATATGGACTGATTTACATGATTATAATCTGGAAAATCAATATCACCAACCATACATTGAAGCAGCTAATTACATCTTTGTTAGCTCAGATAATTTACCAGAATATCATGAAACGATGTTGCAATGGATGAGTCAGGGGAAAGAATTAATTGTTTGTACACATGGTAGTGGTGGGGCAACAGCCCTAACGAAAACGGGCGAATGGATTGAACTTCCGATTATTTCTGATTATAAATTTAAAGATGCGAACGGTGCAGGTGATAGTTTCTTTAGTGGTTTTTTATATGCGTATTTGAATGGGAAATCAATAATAGACTGTATGAAATATGCTACTATTTTAGGGGGACTTTGCATTAGCTCATATGAACTAGCGCATGAAAAATTAAGTGCAGAGTTAGTAGAACAGCACTTTTTAAAATATTATAATTTACATTTATAG
- a CDS encoding efflux RND transporter periplasmic adaptor subunit, with protein sequence MKKKVSKKKIISLASLILVICIISGVTLANANKDEEFVEPIREYPVSRGDIVAGFNGAGSLKLEAKDYNFSEPVMVEEFFVKVGDAIKAGDPLAKISGEAIQKQLEDLNEQLTKANMALEQAKNAKELNILNNEKSWNQVTQSSQEQYNSEKSVVESELKKLDEQLANIQTKKHEITQKINELEVTQVQANNEAPDLEEEGTNPEILLNSDEELQQLRQQLSDLEQQEESVRAQINDAIARKNDIDWRRDKEVQKEQQEASSNKQINDKTLIEMDQSIQLASMEVEKIQKEISKVKELSENNTLVSDVDGIVTSLGYTSNTMTSTDKPVVTIGTLDMVTAVIGVSQNDVNKLEEGQVVQLEVNAYPGEKLMAKVKSINYVPSNEGGSVVYKVTVELDSTERALLEGMTVNAKFIIKEVKDVLILSNKAITLVDGKQMVKVKREDGTIEDVEITTGFSDGRVSEIKNGLSEGDIVVVGG encoded by the coding sequence ATGAAGAAGAAAGTGTCTAAAAAGAAAATCATTAGTCTAGCTAGCCTTATCTTAGTCATTTGTATTATTAGTGGTGTCACACTTGCAAATGCAAATAAAGATGAAGAGTTCGTAGAACCAATTAGAGAGTATCCAGTAAGTCGAGGTGACATCGTAGCGGGATTCAATGGAGCAGGAAGTTTAAAGCTCGAGGCAAAAGATTATAATTTTTCCGAACCGGTTATGGTGGAAGAGTTTTTTGTAAAGGTAGGAGATGCGATTAAAGCAGGAGATCCTCTTGCTAAGATTTCAGGTGAAGCAATCCAAAAGCAGTTAGAAGATTTAAATGAACAATTAACTAAAGCAAATATGGCATTAGAGCAAGCCAAGAATGCTAAGGAACTCAATATTTTAAATAATGAAAAATCGTGGAACCAGGTTACACAATCTAGTCAGGAACAATATAACAGTGAGAAATCTGTTGTTGAATCAGAACTTAAAAAATTGGATGAGCAGTTAGCAAATATTCAAACTAAAAAGCATGAAATTACGCAAAAGATTAATGAGTTAGAAGTAACTCAGGTACAAGCTAACAATGAAGCACCTGATTTAGAGGAGGAAGGAACTAATCCTGAAATCTTATTAAATTCTGATGAAGAACTTCAACAGTTAAGACAGCAATTATCGGATTTAGAACAACAAGAAGAAAGCGTCAGAGCACAAATTAACGATGCGATTGCTCGTAAAAATGATATAGATTGGCGTCGTGATAAGGAAGTGCAAAAAGAACAACAGGAAGCATCAAGTAATAAACAAATAAATGATAAAACATTGATTGAGATGGATCAATCAATTCAGTTAGCTTCTATGGAAGTGGAGAAAATTCAAAAAGAAATTTCTAAAGTAAAAGAATTAAGTGAAAATAATACCTTAGTATCGGATGTAGACGGAATTGTAACATCGCTTGGGTATACATCAAATACGATGACTTCAACTGATAAGCCAGTCGTTACGATTGGAACATTAGATATGGTGACAGCTGTAATTGGGGTATCACAAAATGATGTCAATAAATTAGAAGAAGGACAAGTTGTTCAATTAGAGGTAAATGCATATCCTGGTGAAAAGTTAATGGCTAAAGTAAAGTCTATTAATTATGTCCCTAGTAATGAAGGTGGATCAGTTGTTTATAAGGTAACTGTTGAACTAGATTCGACTGAACGTGCACTTCTTGAAGGAATGACGGTAAATGCAAAGTTCATCATTAAAGAAGTGAAGGATGTTTTAATATTATCTAATAAGGCCATTACGTTAGTTGATGGAAAACAGATGGTAAAGGTAAAACGTGAAGATGGAACAATTGAAGACGTTGAGATTACAACGGGGTTTTCTGATGGTCGTGTCAGTGAAATTAAAAATGGTTTAAGTGAAGGTGACATTGTTGTAGTAGGAGGTTAA
- a CDS encoding ABC transporter ATP-binding protein: METLIQLKDINKSYGLLDKSLHVLKNIDFEVKKGEFVSILGASGSGKSTLMNILGGMDTLDEGQYFIDGQAVHDCDDHDLALIRNQYIGFIFQRYHLIPQYTVLQNVIMPLLIRGMSRHEATEVAMESIKMVGLGDRIAHKPNELSGGQQQRVAIARALVTKPSLLLADEPTGALDSQTGKEILELFKDLNEAGNTIVMITHDKNVANSSKRIVYLNDGVLSE; the protein is encoded by the coding sequence ATGGAAACTTTAATTCAATTAAAAGATATTAATAAATCATATGGACTATTAGATAAGTCACTTCATGTTTTGAAAAACATTGATTTTGAGGTAAAGAAGGGTGAGTTTGTTTCGATACTTGGGGCATCTGGATCAGGAAAATCAACTTTAATGAATATACTAGGTGGGATGGATACTCTAGATGAAGGGCAATATTTCATTGATGGACAAGCAGTACATGACTGTGATGATCATGATTTAGCCTTAATTCGTAATCAATATATAGGCTTTATCTTTCAACGGTATCATCTAATTCCACAATATACAGTTTTACAGAATGTGATTATGCCCTTACTGATTAGAGGAATGTCGAGACATGAGGCAACTGAGGTGGCAATGGAAAGTATTAAGATGGTCGGGTTAGGGGATAGAATCGCTCATAAACCAAATGAACTTTCTGGAGGTCAGCAACAACGTGTTGCAATTGCACGAGCACTTGTAACTAAACCTTCTTTATTATTAGCAGATGAACCAACAGGGGCATTAGATTCACAGACGGGAAAAGAAATATTAGAATTATTTAAGGATTTAAATGAAGCAGGAAATACCATTGTGATGATTACGCATGATAAAAATGTAGCTAACTCTAGCAAAAGAATCGTTTATTTAAATGATGGTGTATTAAGTGAATAA
- a CDS encoding AraC family transcriptional regulator, giving the protein MICFKPKSDYTKLDFMLYHCGTGECEKNSSWGPGVRDYYSLYYVYEGKGYLIIDGQEYEIKEGTCFLVPPHSLVSYRPNPSNPWGYYFVSFNGLHVDSYLGRLNLSPCSPISKCDRHEAIERCFELILTAGQFKHSMDLQALSGFYALLATLAEYSHSHQTKIQTMSKQSDYIRQAIEFIETNYARHITVEEISNYVGINRKYLTKLFNELMADSPKNYLIHFRIHKACNLLRKTNLTIQEISHSVGYTDALVFSKIFKKVIGTCPREYRSSNFIA; this is encoded by the coding sequence ATGATTTGTTTCAAACCAAAATCAGATTACACTAAATTAGATTTTATGCTATATCACTGTGGAACCGGTGAGTGTGAAAAGAATTCTTCATGGGGGCCTGGAGTTCGTGATTATTATAGCCTTTATTATGTTTACGAGGGGAAAGGTTATTTAATTATTGATGGGCAAGAGTATGAAATTAAAGAAGGTACTTGTTTTTTAGTGCCACCACACTCACTTGTTTCCTATCGACCGAATCCAAGTAATCCATGGGGATATTATTTTGTATCTTTTAATGGACTACATGTTGATTCTTACTTGGGACGCCTTAACTTGTCACCCTGTTCACCAATCTCAAAATGTGATCGACATGAAGCAATTGAACGTTGCTTTGAACTAATATTGACAGCAGGGCAATTCAAACACAGCATGGACCTACAAGCATTAAGTGGATTTTATGCACTACTTGCGACATTAGCTGAGTATAGTCATTCACATCAAACTAAAATTCAAACAATGAGTAAACAATCAGATTATATTCGTCAAGCAATTGAATTTATTGAAACGAATTACGCACGCCATATTACAGTTGAAGAAATTTCAAATTATGTGGGAATTAATCGAAAATACTTAACTAAATTATTCAATGAATTAATGGCTGATTCACCTAAAAACTATCTAATTCATTTCAGAATTCATAAAGCATGTAACCTACTAAGGAAAACTAACTTAACGATTCAAGAGATTTCCCATTCTGTTGGATATACCGATGCTTTAGTCTTCTCCAAAATCTTTAA
- the aac(6') gene encoding aminoglycoside 6'-N-acetyltransferase: MNIRQATEADVLEVARLALMLWPEHSMHAIALEIYETINSKQGAFFLAYDEEVKEAVGFSQVSLRNDYVEGTKNTPVGYLEGLFVLEGYRLRGIGQELLRQCEDWARAHECEEFASDCELSNVESLNFHSRVGFKEANRIICFTKSLVE, encoded by the coding sequence ATGAATATTAGACAAGCAACAGAGGCAGATGTATTAGAAGTTGCAAGATTGGCTTTAATGTTATGGCCTGAGCATTCTATGCATGCCATCGCATTAGAAATTTATGAAACAATTAATAGTAAGCAGGGGGCCTTTTTCTTAGCCTATGATGAAGAAGTAAAAGAGGCCGTTGGCTTTTCTCAAGTTTCTTTAAGAAATGATTATGTTGAAGGAACAAAAAATACCCCAGTTGGTTATCTTGAAGGATTATTTGTCTTAGAAGGATACCGTCTAAGAGGAATTGGCCAAGAATTATTAAGGCAATGTGAAGATTGGGCAAGAGCACATGAATGTGAAGAATTTGCAAGTGATTGTGAGTTAAGCAATGTAGAAAGTTTAAACTTCCATAGTCGCGTAGGATTTAAAGAAGCAAATCGAATTATTTGTTTTACAAAGTCATTAGTTGAATAA
- a CDS encoding YjjI family glycine radical enzyme — protein MNGVEQIVKDKTLTFEQKVVSLARFAENSVEVLNISEETQKLRDAGIICDLFEGNVPYRPRYILPNYEKFMKEGSKFLQLEPPTNIWEATNYLLIFYKHVPSITTMPVYIGNIDYLLEPFIVDEEEAKLAIRLFLTQLDRTITDSFCHANLGPKPTRAAKIILEVERELENAIPNLTLKYSEETPDDLAIEAIKTALKTAKPSFANHAMFTEDLGDYGIASCYNGLHVGGGAHTLVRMRLSKLAETASDIEDFMNNKLPHAMTCMANYINERIRYIVEESTFFETNFLVTEGFISKDRFTSMFGLVGLAECVNILLKAEKLEDKFGHSKVADDLGVRIMDTMEDFIKNFESKHCTVTNERLLLHAQVGIGDDINTSPGARIPIGEEPELWKHLKQTARFHKYFPSGTGDIFPFELNAANNPEFILNIIQGAFKEGMRYFSLYSSDADVIRITGYLVKRSEIAKLDQGIATLQDTVVLGQGQVRNGKVYDRKVR, from the coding sequence ATGAACGGTGTTGAACAAATCGTTAAAGATAAAACATTAACATTCGAACAAAAAGTTGTATCTTTAGCACGTTTTGCAGAAAACAGTGTTGAAGTTTTAAATATTTCAGAAGAAACTCAAAAATTACGTGATGCAGGGATTATCTGTGATTTATTTGAAGGAAACGTCCCTTACCGACCACGATATATCCTTCCTAACTATGAAAAGTTCATGAAAGAAGGTTCAAAATTCTTACAATTAGAGCCACCGACAAATATTTGGGAAGCAACAAACTACTTATTAATTTTCTATAAACATGTTCCATCTATTACGACGATGCCAGTTTACATTGGAAATATCGATTACTTATTAGAGCCATTCATTGTAGATGAAGAAGAAGCAAAATTAGCAATTCGCTTATTCTTAACACAATTAGACCGCACGATTACAGATTCATTCTGCCATGCTAACTTAGGGCCAAAACCAACTCGTGCTGCTAAAATCATTTTAGAGGTTGAGCGTGAACTTGAAAACGCGATTCCAAACTTAACATTAAAGTATAGTGAAGAAACACCAGATGACTTAGCGATTGAAGCGATTAAAACTGCTTTAAAAACGGCTAAACCAAGCTTTGCAAATCATGCAATGTTTACAGAAGATTTAGGTGACTATGGGATTGCAAGCTGCTATAATGGACTTCATGTTGGCGGAGGGGCCCATACACTAGTTCGTATGCGTTTATCAAAGCTAGCTGAAACTGCATCTGACATTGAAGATTTCATGAATAATAAATTACCTCATGCAATGACTTGCATGGCTAACTATATTAACGAACGTATCCGCTACATTGTAGAAGAAAGTACATTCTTTGAAACAAACTTCTTAGTAACAGAAGGATTTATCTCTAAAGATCGCTTTACTTCAATGTTTGGACTTGTTGGACTTGCTGAATGTGTCAACATCTTATTAAAAGCAGAAAAATTAGAAGATAAATTCGGACATTCGAAAGTTGCTGATGATTTAGGAGTTCGCATCATGGATACAATGGAAGATTTCATTAAAAACTTTGAAAGTAAGCATTGTACAGTGACTAATGAGCGTTTATTACTTCACGCTCAAGTAGGTATCGGAGATGATATTAATACAAGTCCGGGTGCTCGTATTCCTATTGGTGAAGAACCAGAGCTTTGGAAACACTTAAAACAAACAGCTCGATTCCATAAATACTTTCCTTCTGGAACTGGGGATATCTTCCCATTCGAATTAAATGCCGCGAACAACCCTGAATTTATCTTGAATATTATTCAAGGGGCTTTCAAAGAGGGAATGCGCTACTTCTCATTATACTCATCAGATGCTGATGTGATTCGTATTACAGGATACCTTGTTAAACGTAGCGAAATCGCAAAATTAGATCAAGGAATTGCAACATTACAAGATACGGTTGTTTTAGGTCAAGGACAAGTTCGTAACGGTAAAGTTTACGATCGCAAGGTACGATAA
- a CDS encoding aldo/keto reductase has protein sequence MYRADDSRYGKMSYHRCGNSGLKLPAISLGLWHNFGDTTSYENSREMITTAFDHGINHFDLANNYGPPVGAAEMTFGRVLKDDLKHYRDEILISTKAGYKNWEGPYGDFGSKKHLLASLDRSLKRMDLDYVDIFYHHRPDKETPIEETMSALAQMVKQGKALYIGLSKYNVEETKEALAILKDLKTPCLIHQTNYSMLNRTNEEGLFDLLEREKIGAITFSAMAGGKLTNRYLNGIPEDSRAGKDEMKASDITPELIAKVKLLNKIAQSRGQSLAQMAVSWVLKNQTVTSVIVGASRTSQIIDTKEAVHQTEFSAEELKMIDAILLGKMI, from the coding sequence ATGTATAGGGCAGATGATTCGCGTTATGGGAAAATGTCATACCACCGATGTGGTAATAGCGGATTAAAATTACCGGCTATTTCACTTGGTCTATGGCACAATTTTGGGGATACGACATCTTATGAAAACAGTCGTGAGATGATTACAACGGCATTTGATCATGGTATTAATCACTTTGATTTAGCCAATAATTATGGACCTCCTGTAGGTGCTGCGGAAATGACTTTTGGTCGTGTTTTAAAGGACGATTTAAAACATTATCGTGATGAGATATTAATTTCAACAAAAGCAGGATATAAAAATTGGGAAGGTCCGTATGGGGATTTTGGTTCTAAAAAACATTTACTGGCCAGTCTTGATCGAAGTTTAAAACGAATGGATTTAGATTATGTGGACATTTTTTATCATCATCGACCAGATAAGGAAACTCCAATTGAAGAAACAATGAGCGCACTCGCTCAGATGGTTAAACAGGGAAAAGCTTTATACATTGGATTATCTAAGTATAATGTGGAGGAAACCAAGGAAGCCTTAGCAATTTTAAAAGATTTAAAAACACCTTGCTTAATTCATCAAACAAATTATTCTATGTTAAATCGTACAAATGAAGAGGGATTATTTGATTTACTTGAAAGAGAAAAGATTGGAGCCATTACGTTTTCCGCAATGGCAGGCGGTAAGTTAACCAATCGATACTTAAATGGAATACCAGAAGATTCTCGTGCTGGAAAGGATGAAATGAAAGCATCAGATATTACGCCTGAATTAATAGCAAAAGTAAAACTATTAAATAAGATAGCACAGAGTAGAGGACAATCTTTGGCCCAAATGGCAGTCTCGTGGGTTTTGAAAAATCAAACAGTGACTTCTGTTATTGTAGGAGCAAGTCGTACGAGCCAGATTATTGATACAAAAGAAGCCGTTCATCAGACAGAGTTTAGTGCAGAAGAGTTAAAAATGATAGACGCTATTCTTTTAGGAAAAATGATCTAA
- a CDS encoding response regulator transcription factor: MKILLIEDEEDLIEALAHGLKKNGYVVDMATDGRDGLELSYINDYDLIILDLNLPSMDGLDILTEIRKRDQECKILTLSARSDYSQRIEGLDKGANDYLVKPFDFGELLARTRALLRRTFIQQNTQLKHGDLIIDTAKRCVMYHQQPVELSPKEFAILEYLMLHKGRAVSAEEIMEHVWHSDNDMFSNAVKVHISTLRKKLSVYSKEDIILNIRGAGYIIHERGDSDV; the protein is encoded by the coding sequence ATGAAGATTTTATTAATAGAAGATGAAGAAGATTTAATTGAAGCATTGGCTCACGGATTAAAGAAGAATGGGTATGTTGTAGATATGGCAACAGATGGACGTGATGGGCTCGAACTTTCATATATAAATGATTATGATTTGATTATACTAGACTTGAATTTACCCTCAATGGATGGACTGGATATTTTAACCGAGATTCGAAAACGGGATCAAGAATGTAAAATCTTGACTTTATCAGCACGTTCTGATTATTCGCAGCGCATTGAAGGTCTTGATAAAGGAGCAAATGATTATTTAGTTAAACCGTTTGATTTTGGAGAATTATTAGCACGTACACGGGCCTTATTACGACGAACATTTATTCAACAAAATACACAACTAAAGCACGGTGATTTAATAATCGATACAGCAAAAAGATGTGTGATGTATCATCAACAACCTGTTGAGTTATCACCAAAGGAGTTTGCCATTCTTGAATATTTAATGCTTCATAAAGGTCGAGCGGTTAGTGCGGAGGAAATTATGGAGCATGTCTGGCATAGCGATAATGATATGTTTTCGAATGCAGTCAAGGTACACATTAGCACGTTGCGTAAAAAATTAAGTGTTTATAGTAAAGAAGACATCATTTTAAATATTAGGGGTGCCGGTTATATTATTCATGAAAGAGGTGATTCAGATGTTTAA
- a CDS encoding YjjW family glycine radical enzyme activase, which yields MKGYLNKIIPFSSVDGPGNRTAIFLQGCNFDCVYCHNPETINHCINCSMCVSACPVQALSRVDRLVKFDVSKCVECDACTKKCHRNSTPKYKLLTADDIMNDIMNYRPFIQGITVSGGECTLQAPFLIELFKKAKEAGLTCFIDTNGSTDLSLQHDLMSLTDGVMLDVKVWDSVIHKKYIKAPNDMVLKNLDYLIKTKKLYEVRTVIVPELFDNEETIREVAIRISGHDIRYKLIKYRNLGVRKNSLNMQTPSDKMMAHLENIAHEVGCLNTIVV from the coding sequence ATGAAGGGATACCTAAATAAGATTATCCCATTTAGTTCCGTGGATGGTCCTGGTAATCGAACAGCTATCTTCTTACAAGGATGTAATTTTGACTGTGTTTATTGTCATAATCCTGAAACAATTAATCACTGTATTAATTGCAGTATGTGTGTAAGTGCCTGCCCTGTTCAAGCTTTATCTCGCGTGGATCGTCTCGTTAAATTCGATGTTTCAAAATGTGTGGAATGTGATGCCTGTACAAAAAAATGTCATCGTAATAGTACCCCAAAATATAAATTACTGACTGCTGATGACATTATGAACGACATCATGAATTATCGCCCATTTATTCAAGGGATTACAGTATCGGGGGGAGAATGTACCCTACAAGCTCCTTTCCTAATTGAACTTTTCAAAAAAGCAAAAGAAGCGGGATTAACTTGCTTCATTGATACAAATGGTTCGACTGATTTGTCTCTTCAACATGACTTAATGTCGTTAACAGATGGTGTCATGCTTGATGTTAAAGTATGGGATTCAGTCATCCACAAAAAATACATTAAGGCACCCAATGATATGGTATTAAAAAATTTAGACTACTTAATCAAAACAAAAAAACTTTATGAAGTTCGTACCGTTATCGTTCCAGAACTTTTTGATAATGAGGAAACGATTCGTGAGGTAGCCATTCGTATTAGCGGACATGATATCAGATATAAGCTGATTAAGTACCGTAACCTCGGAGTTAGAAAGAATTCATTGAACATGCAAACACCAAGTGATAAGATGATGGCTCATCTTGAAAATATCGCTCATGAAGTTGGATGTTTAAATACGATTGTGGTCTAA
- a CDS encoding sensor histidine kinase, translating to MFKNISLRIQMTILTTLILVIVSVILTVTSVYNVNQTLVAPMYSALTTAPSFIESGQYLDSTNPYMYEIDQSIEFMMPVESIVSLSYAEEVIAAGTSSFRLSAFGSMILIIIVAAGFIYYVLGKFLNPVKQLSDEIELINEKRLSQRLIGFNTSGELQELSHSFNMMLDRLDRAFESQKRFSSDAAHELKTPLTVLKTKLDVLEMDANVEIDDYQNFVEVAKKQTERMINLVDHLFILSAQQDYELSDEVYLDYVFIDILEDLKTAIESKNLTVEYEPCDITMTSNQIMLTHAFSNLIQNAIKYNHDKGSIAIRTSVEEQSLIVEVIDTGIGIPKEQSEHIFNAFYCVDPSRSRKFGGAGLGLAITKDVIERHQGTIEYLPNPDGGSIFKVILPI from the coding sequence ATGTTTAAAAATATATCACTTCGAATCCAAATGACGATTTTAACAACATTGATTTTAGTTATTGTATCCGTTATTTTAACAGTGACATCTGTTTATAATGTAAATCAAACTCTAGTTGCCCCTATGTATTCAGCTCTAACAACAGCCCCAAGCTTTATTGAATCTGGACAGTATTTGGATTCAACGAACCCATACATGTATGAGATAGATCAATCTATTGAATTTATGATGCCTGTAGAATCAATAGTGAGTCTGTCTTATGCGGAGGAAGTAATTGCCGCTGGAACAAGTAGTTTTAGGTTATCGGCATTTGGTTCTATGATTTTAATTATTATTGTGGCAGCAGGATTTATTTATTATGTTCTTGGAAAATTTCTAAATCCTGTAAAACAGTTAAGTGATGAAATAGAATTAATAAATGAAAAACGTCTTTCTCAACGATTAATCGGATTTAATACATCGGGGGAGTTACAAGAGTTATCGCATTCTTTTAATATGATGTTAGATCGATTAGATCGTGCTTTTGAATCACAAAAGCGATTTTCATCGGATGCTGCACATGAATTAAAGACACCGCTAACGGTCCTTAAAACAAAACTAGATGTATTAGAAATGGATGCCAATGTGGAAATAGACGATTATCAAAACTTCGTAGAGGTGGCGAAAAAGCAAACAGAACGAATGATTAATTTAGTTGATCATTTGTTTATTTTATCCGCTCAACAAGATTATGAATTAAGTGATGAGGTTTATTTAGACTATGTATTTATTGATATTTTAGAAGATTTAAAGACTGCTATTGAATCTAAAAATTTAACAGTAGAGTATGAACCATGTGATATCACGATGACCTCTAATCAGATTATGTTAACGCATGCTTTTTCTAATTTAATTCAAAATGCGATTAAGTATAATCATGATAAAGGGTCGATTGCTATTAGAACAAGTGTAGAAGAACAATCTTTGATAGTTGAGGTCATAGATACTGGAATTGGAATTCCAAAGGAACAGTCAGAACATATTTTTAATGCTTTTTATTGTGTTGATCCGTCACGTTCGCGTAAATTTGGTGGCGCAGGTCTTGGGCTTGCTATTACAAAAGATGTGATTGAGCGTCACCAAGGAACGATTGAATATTTACCGAATCCAGATGGAGGAAGTATTTTTAAAGTTATATTACCGATTTAA